In Hemiscyllium ocellatum isolate sHemOce1 chromosome 27 unlocalized genomic scaffold, sHemOce1.pat.X.cur. SUPER_27_unloc_18, whole genome shotgun sequence, one genomic interval encodes:
- the LOC132807527 gene encoding zinc finger protein 239-like isoform X1, whose product MWSLKLLYGLERGIPSSEGKYMRLIVAEASDMEKPWKCDNCGKGFRTPSDLEIHQRVHTGERPFSCPKCGKGFTQVSALLRHQRIHTGERPFSCPECGKAFSNSSTLQTHRRVHTGEGPFSCPECGKAFSYSYHLLRHQRVHTGERPFSCPECGKAFSNSSTLLTHRRIHTGERPFSCPECGKAFSNSSTLLTHRRVHTGEEPFNCPECGKAFSYSSHLLRHQRIHTGERPFTCPECGKAFSNSFTLLTHRRVHTGERPFSCPECGKAFTRSSNLRNHQRLHMPSQGD is encoded by the coding sequence ATGTGGAGCCTGAAACTGTTAtacggcctggaaagaggaattcccagcagtgaggggaagtaCATGCGTTTGATTGTAGCTGAAGCTTCGgacatggagaaaccgtggaagtgtgataactgtgggaaaggcttccgtacTCCGTCTGACCTGGAGATTCATCAGCgcgtccacacgggggagaggccgttctcctgtcctaagtgcgggaagggctttacccaggtctctgccctgcttaggcaccagcggatccacacgggggagaggcctttcagttgccccgagtgtgggaaggccttcagcaattcctccaccttGCAGACCCACCGACGAGTCCATACGGGAGAAgggcccttcagctgtcccgagtgtgggaaggccttcagctattcctaccacctgctgaggcaccagcgggtccacacgggggagaggcctttcagctgccccgagtgtgggaaggccttcagcaattcctccaccttgctgacccaccggcgaaTCCATACGGgagagaggcccttcagttgtcctgagtgcgggaaggccttcagcaattcctccaccttgctgacccaccggcgagtCCATACGGGAGAAGAGCCCTTCAActgtcccgagtgtgggaaggccttcagctattcctcccacctgctgaggcaccagcggatccacacgggggagaggcctttcacttgccccgagtgtgggaaggccttcagcaattccttcaccttgctgacccaccggcgagtCCATACGGGAGAGCggcccttcagctgtcctgagtgtgggaaggccttcacccgCTCCTCCAACCTCCGGAACCACCAGCGACTTCATATGCCATCGCAGGGAGACTGA